One Tachysurus vachellii isolate PV-2020 chromosome 8, HZAU_Pvac_v1, whole genome shotgun sequence genomic window carries:
- the slc49a4 gene encoding solute carrier family 49 member 4: protein MGAVGSTDREREPLLEPNEAEQRLQPGISSGRVYRRRWLVLILFSLLSFLQGMVWNTWGPIQNSAKHAFGFSSTEIAILVIWGPVGFFPWLLFMWLMDKKGLRASLLLTVFFMVLGSALRSVPVSNLQLRRWLIHGGQLLNGLAGPTLMSAGPLLSTTWFAPDQRATATAVASLVGYLGAACSFLIGPLAVPAPNDTHTVNSFTQWDPEHIRDSIQYVLYAELGMIAVLFAVVLHYFPSRPPIPPSVAAASQRLSYRSSICRLLSNLRFLMIALAYSVPTGVVAGWSGVLDMILTPVRVSQVDAGWIGFWSIVGGCVFGVAMARFADSIRGMLKLIAVLMMAGASLAATWFTLTCLTSLTHLPSTKATLYTSCILVGIFINSSIPIFFELFIETVYPVPEGITCGVVTFLSNLFTGLLLFFLTFYITELSWLNWCLTGSCLFSLLLILFFRESYDRLYLDVFVSV from the exons ATGGGTGCCGTGGGAAGCACCGACAGGGAGAGAGAACCGTTGCTTGAGCCGAATGAAGCTGAACAGAGGCTCCAGCCAGGGATCAGCAGTGGCAGGGTGTATAGGAGAAGATGGCTGGTGTTAATCTTGTTCTCACTTCTCTCGTTTTTACAAGGAATGGTGTGGAACACATGGGGTCCCATCCAAAACTCTGCCAAACATGCTTTCGGCTTCTCATCTACAGAAATTGCTATTTTAGTCATTTGGGGTCCTGTGGGCTTCTTCCCATGGCTCCTGTTTATGTGGCTGATGGACAAGAAAG GATTACGAGCCTCTCTGCTGCTCACGGTCTTCTTCATGGTGTTGGGCTCCGCTCTACGCAGTGTCCCTGTCTCAAACTTGCAGCTCCGGCGCTG GTTGATTCATGGTGGGCAGCTTCTTAATGGTTTAGCCGGACCAACCCTTATGAGTGCGGGCCCTCTTCTCTCCACTACATGGTTTGCTCCAGATCAAAGGGCTACAGCCACAGCTGTCGCATCATTGGTCGGCTACCTCGGAGCAGCCTGCTCCTTCCTGATTGGCCCTCTGGCTGTACCAGCACCCAATGATACACATACAGTGAACAGCTTCACACAATGGGACCCAGAGCACATCAGGGACAGTATACAATATGTTCTCTATGCAG AATTGGGGATGATTGCAGTCCTCTTCGCAGTCGTGCTACACTATTTCCCATCCAGGCCACCCATTCCTCCCAGCGTAGCAGCAGCTAGCCAACGACTCAGCTACCGGAGCAGCATCTGCAGATTATTGAG taacctGAGGTTCCTGATGATCGCACTTGCCTATTCAGTGCCTACAGGAGTTGTAGCTGGATGGTCTGGTGTGTTGGACATGATTCTGACTCCTGTGAGGGTCAGCCAG GTAGATGCAGGATGGATAGGCTTTTGGTCTATTGTTGGAGGCTGTGTGTTTGGAGTAGCCATGGCAAG GTTTGCTGACTCTATCCGGGGCATGCTGAAGCTGATTGCCGTGCTGATGATGGCTGGAGCCTCATTGGCAGCCACTTGGTTTACACTCACCTGCCTGACTAGTCTCACTCACCTGCCCTCAACTAAAG CCACACTTTATACCTCCTGTATCCTGGTGGGCATCTTCATCAACAGCAGCATTCCCATCTTCTTCGAGCTTTTCATTGAGACAGTCTACCCTGTGCCAGAGGGCATCACCTGCGGTGTTGTCACCTTCCTCAGCAATCTCTTCACAGGCctacttcttttctttctcacctTCTACATCACAG